In Spartobacteria bacterium, one DNA window encodes the following:
- a CDS encoding histidinol phosphatase yields the protein MFRRMITGNYHTHTYRCKHAFNDVADYAAEAVTHGLAELGMTDHCPLPNDQWNHVHMDAADLEGYLQAIEDARIAFPSLRFYRGLECEYLPYDRDFYLNELLRHHKLDYLIFGAHWFYSQGKWFCAYGECNTMERLKGYCDYVVQAMRSGVFLFVAHPDLFGGDIMEWTLEVETCAMTIIDAAVELNMPLEINGLGLRKPHIDTPAGRRPMYPWNRFWECCEGAGVQVIVNSDAHTPKDITANHDEAKAIANRYHLPLCDFPTVFKAYRVRIDALLAKQKN from the coding sequence ATGTTCCGCCGCATGATTACTGGAAATTATCACACGCATACGTACCGCTGTAAGCATGCCTTCAATGATGTTGCAGATTATGCAGCGGAAGCCGTGACGCACGGGCTCGCAGAACTGGGCATGACGGATCACTGTCCCCTGCCCAACGACCAATGGAATCACGTTCACATGGATGCCGCTGATTTGGAAGGCTACTTGCAGGCCATCGAAGACGCACGCATTGCTTTTCCGTCATTGCGATTCTATCGCGGACTGGAATGCGAATATCTGCCCTATGACAGGGATTTTTATCTGAATGAGCTATTGCGACATCACAAACTGGATTATCTCATTTTTGGAGCCCACTGGTTCTACAGTCAGGGTAAATGGTTCTGCGCCTATGGGGAATGCAATACCATGGAACGGCTGAAGGGATATTGCGACTACGTGGTTCAGGCCATGCGGTCGGGTGTTTTTTTGTTTGTCGCGCATCCGGATCTTTTCGGGGGCGACATTATGGAATGGACTCTGGAAGTGGAAACCTGCGCTATGACCATCATTGATGCCGCGGTGGAATTAAATATGCCGTTGGAAATCAATGGACTGGGTCTGCGTAAACCACATATCGATACGCCGGCGGGTCGCCGTCCCATGTATCCATGGAATCGCTTCTGGGAATGCTGTGAAGGCGCAGGGGTGCAGGTCATCGTCAACTCCGATGCCCACACACCGAAAGACATCACCGCCAATCACGACGAAGCTAAAGCCATTGCAAACCGCTATCACCTGCCGCTCTGCGATTTCCCCACCGTCTTCAAAGCCTATCGTGTCCGCATCGATGCGCTCCTTGCAAAACAAAAGAACTGA
- the fusA gene encoding elongation factor G, which translates to MAERFPLKLIRNIGIMAHIDAGKTTVTERILFYCGRTHKLGEVHDGAATMDWMVQEQERGITITSAATTAIWKGHQVSIIDTPGHVDFTMEVERSLRVLDGAIALFCAVGGVQPQSENVWHQSEKYSVPKVAFINKMDRVGADFFSVVEQIQTTLGANAVPVVIPIGKEDYFEGLIDLVYMKALMFDDASKGQTVVEADIPESMMEEARKWRANLVEKCAEQDDVLMEKYFEEGELTTEEILRVMRSATIKRAVVPVYCGSAFKNKGVQRLLDGVINCLPAPNEIPPIVCEKFGKQLSPAEDADFSALAFKIMADKHMGKLTYIRVYSGKLEAGTTVYNSSREKQQRVGRILRMHANKQEIISEAFAGDIVAIVGLADTKTGDTLCNEKNEIHLEAIEFPAPVISISIMPESQADNEKLGHALHRLADEDPTFVVGFDEETSETIISGMGELHLEIIVDRLKREFGVVAQVGRPEVAYRETATSISDGVYKHAKQSGGRGQFAHVVMTLEPLDPGSGFEFINEITGGRIPSEYIPSVEKGVVQGLQAGSYAGYPVVDMRVRLTDGSYHEVDSSDFAFQIAGRQGFKELFKKGNPQLLEPVMSVEVVTPEDYMGPVTSSICQRRGRIENMEDRHGNKIVRGMVPLGEMFGYSNALRTLTQGRATFSMHFEHYEAVPFSLAEEIVAKRLAANKIK; encoded by the coding sequence ATGGCTGAGCGTTTTCCTCTTAAATTGATTAGAAACATCGGGATTATGGCCCACATTGATGCGGGCAAAACCACGGTGACAGAGCGAATTTTGTTCTATTGCGGACGTACTCACAAACTGGGTGAAGTGCATGATGGTGCAGCAACAATGGACTGGATGGTGCAGGAGCAGGAACGCGGCATCACCATTACTTCTGCTGCCACAACAGCTATCTGGAAAGGGCATCAGGTTTCGATCATTGATACCCCTGGACATGTGGACTTTACGATGGAAGTGGAACGCAGTCTGCGTGTGCTTGACGGGGCGATTGCGTTGTTCTGTGCTGTGGGCGGTGTGCAGCCCCAGTCAGAAAATGTATGGCATCAGAGTGAGAAGTACAGTGTGCCGAAAGTCGCATTCATTAATAAAATGGATCGTGTTGGTGCCGATTTCTTCAGCGTTGTGGAGCAGATTCAGACGACACTGGGTGCCAACGCGGTGCCTGTGGTCATTCCGATCGGCAAGGAAGACTATTTCGAAGGTTTGATTGATCTGGTGTACATGAAAGCGCTGATGTTTGATGATGCATCGAAAGGTCAGACGGTTGTTGAAGCGGACATTCCTGAGAGCATGATGGAAGAAGCCCGGAAGTGGCGTGCCAACCTGGTAGAAAAATGTGCAGAGCAGGACGATGTACTGATGGAAAAATACTTTGAAGAAGGAGAGCTGACCACAGAGGAAATTCTGAGAGTCATGCGCTCTGCGACCATCAAGCGTGCGGTAGTGCCTGTTTATTGTGGTTCTGCCTTTAAGAACAAAGGGGTACAGCGGCTTCTGGACGGCGTTATTAATTGCCTGCCAGCTCCGAATGAAATCCCGCCCATCGTATGTGAGAAATTCGGCAAACAATTGAGCCCTGCTGAAGATGCTGATTTTTCAGCTCTGGCATTTAAGATTATGGCCGATAAACACATGGGTAAATTGACTTATATTCGTGTATATTCTGGCAAACTGGAGGCCGGCACCACTGTTTACAATAGTTCACGTGAAAAACAACAGCGTGTGGGTCGTATTCTGCGTATGCATGCAAATAAACAGGAAATCATTTCTGAAGCGTTTGCCGGAGATATTGTGGCGATTGTCGGCCTGGCTGATACCAAGACCGGAGATACGCTGTGCAATGAAAAGAATGAAATCCATTTGGAAGCCATTGAATTCCCCGCACCAGTTATCTCCATCAGTATTATGCCTGAATCGCAGGCGGATAATGAAAAATTGGGTCATGCGTTGCATCGCCTGGCTGACGAAGATCCCACCTTTGTGGTTGGTTTCGATGAAGAAACCAGTGAAACCATTATTTCAGGAATGGGTGAACTTCATCTGGAAATTATTGTTGATCGTCTGAAACGCGAATTTGGCGTTGTTGCGCAGGTGGGTCGTCCTGAAGTGGCGTACCGTGAAACGGCAACATCCATTTCTGATGGTGTATACAAACATGCAAAACAGTCGGGTGGACGCGGTCAGTTTGCCCATGTTGTCATGACGCTGGAACCGCTGGATCCGGGCTCAGGCTTTGAATTCATTAATGAAATCACCGGCGGTCGTATTCCTTCTGAATACATCCCGTCGGTTGAAAAGGGTGTTGTTCAGGGATTGCAAGCCGGTTCCTATGCGGGATATCCTGTGGTTGATATGCGCGTGCGCCTGACAGATGGCTCATACCATGAAGTCGACTCCAGTGACTTTGCCTTCCAGATTGCCGGTCGTCAGGGATTCAAAGAATTGTTCAAAAAAGGAAATCCGCAGCTTCTTGAGCCGGTAATGTCAGTAGAAGTCGTTACACCGGAAGATTATATGGGCCCGGTAACCAGTTCAATCTGTCAGCGCCGTGGTCGTATTGAGAACATGGAAGATCGTCATGGAAACAAGATTGTCCGTGGTATGGTTCCGCTGGGTGAAATGTTTGGTTATTCCAATGCATTGCGTACATTGACTCAGGGACGCGCCACCTTCTCAATGCATTTTGAGCATTACGAAGCGGTTCCGTTCTCGCTGGCGGAAGAAATCGTTGCAAAACGTCTGGCAGCAAATAAGATTAAATAA
- a CDS encoding transposase, with amino-acid sequence MRQKRIKRDHLAYYHCMSRIVGREMLLGTREKEHMRRLIRRVEGFTGVHVLTYAVMTNHIHLLLEEPERDAVQLITDSDLMRRLEYLYTEEEMDEIRVRWARWEQAGLEGLVIEDKRRYLVRMHDISEFMKQVKQRFSCWYNRRNGRYGTLWDHRFKSVLVEDGLSLRTMAAYIEMNPVRAGIVDDPKMYRFCGLGEAMGGTFAARQGIVALASGLERLDDEVRAKEKVDDWSDASHVYWERVLMYDEVRKNPQFAMLDRDMIPDKLRKRMKISDFERLQCRSRYFCDGLVLGSKKFVEDFFSKNTEYFGVNRRTGARKMRGGWGNLYTIRDLGHWC; translated from the coding sequence ATGAGACAAAAACGAATCAAGCGAGATCATCTGGCCTACTACCACTGTATGTCACGAATTGTAGGACGCGAAATGCTGCTAGGCACGCGTGAAAAAGAACACATGCGCCGATTGATTCGGCGTGTGGAAGGCTTTACAGGAGTACACGTTCTGACCTATGCAGTGATGACAAACCATATACACCTGCTATTGGAAGAGCCGGAACGCGATGCCGTGCAATTGATTACGGATAGCGATCTGATGCGGCGACTGGAATACCTCTATACAGAAGAAGAAATGGACGAAATCCGGGTGCGATGGGCTAGATGGGAACAGGCTGGACTTGAGGGATTGGTGATAGAGGATAAGCGGCGTTATCTGGTGCGGATGCACGACATTAGCGAGTTTATGAAACAGGTAAAGCAACGATTTTCATGCTGGTATAACCGGCGTAATGGGCGGTATGGGACACTATGGGATCATCGATTCAAGAGCGTACTGGTTGAAGACGGTTTGTCGTTACGAACAATGGCGGCATATATTGAAATGAATCCGGTACGCGCGGGGATCGTTGATGATCCAAAAATGTATCGGTTTTGCGGGCTGGGCGAAGCGATGGGGGGAACTTTTGCTGCAAGACAAGGAATTGTGGCACTTGCTTCGGGATTGGAACGTCTGGATGATGAGGTTAGAGCCAAGGAAAAAGTGGATGACTGGAGCGATGCCTCACATGTGTATTGGGAACGGGTTCTGATGTACGATGAGGTACGTAAGAATCCGCAGTTTGCCATGCTGGATCGAGATATGATACCGGACAAGTTGCGAAAACGCATGAAGATATCTGATTTTGAACGTTTGCAGTGTCGCAGCAGGTACTTCTGCGATGGGCTCGTACTTGGCTCAAAAAAGTTTGTGGAGGATTTCTTCTCTAAAAATACAGAGTATTTCGGGGTTAATCGAAGAACCGGCGCACGGAAAATGCGCGGTGGCTGGGGAAATCTGTATACGATTCGCGATCTGGGTCACTGGTGCTGA
- a CDS encoding DUF4338 domain-containing protein — protein sequence MKKKYRTPTRPEQDVLDGITVRLVRPEELEKYNHLIETKHYLKSSAVVGETLRYVAEYEGQWIGLLTWVACAYHLKDRDEWIGWTPE from the coding sequence ATGAAAAAGAAATACCGCACCCCGACAAGACCGGAGCAGGATGTATTGGACGGAATCACCGTTCGCCTCGTTCGCCCGGAAGAGCTGGAAAAATACAACCATCTAATAGAAACAAAGCATTATCTGAAGAGTTCTGCTGTTGTTGGCGAAACGTTGCGTTATGTTGCCGAATATGAAGGTCAATGGATTGGGTTACTGACATGGGTTGCCTGTGCCTACCACCTCAAGGATCGTGACGAGTGGATCGGGTGGACCCCGGAATAG
- a CDS encoding PilZ domain-containing protein translates to MDTVDYQRQFIRHPSDIPITYIVKDKSATALNVKNLGTGGVCFTSDEPLEPGSAIHVSIPCTDLDASIDGEVAWCSQKDEMQYEIGVKFLYSTNPFHFRQVEQLCQIEHYRRDVQTKEGRSLTTEQAAREWIDRYAAKFPDVS, encoded by the coding sequence ATGGATACAGTAGATTACCAAAGACAATTCATAAGACACCCGTCCGACATCCCGATCACGTACATTGTTAAGGACAAATCGGCCACTGCGCTCAATGTGAAAAACCTCGGAACCGGCGGAGTATGCTTTACCAGCGATGAGCCGCTGGAGCCAGGTTCTGCCATTCATGTTTCCATCCCCTGCACGGATCTGGATGCCAGCATTGATGGCGAAGTCGCATGGTGCTCGCAGAAGGATGAAATGCAGTACGAAATCGGTGTTAAATTCCTGTATTCCACCAATCCCTTTCATTTTCGTCAGGTAGAACAGCTATGCCAGATTGAGCATTATCGACGGGATGTGCAGACGAAAGAAGGCCGTTCGCTGACCACGGAACAAGCAGCACGCGAATGGATTGACCGCTATGCCGCTAAATTCCCGGACGTATCCTGA
- the folE gene encoding GTP cyclohydrolase I FolE has translation MTVKKLVEQWLIKIGEDPAREGLIDTPARVEKAWSFLTRGYTQTVDEIVNGAVFTVKENHMVIIKDIEIYSLCEHHMLPFTGRCHIGYIPKGRVLGVSKIARIADMFARRLQIQERLTNQIAETIMEVIEPEGVGVIISAQHLCMMMRGVEKQNSKMMTSAMLGNFRRCAATRNEFLQLVKGNVIH, from the coding sequence ATTACTGTGAAAAAACTGGTTGAACAATGGCTCATAAAAATTGGAGAAGACCCTGCCAGGGAAGGATTAATCGACACTCCGGCACGAGTGGAAAAGGCGTGGAGCTTCCTGACTCGCGGCTACACACAGACGGTGGATGAAATAGTAAATGGTGCTGTTTTTACGGTAAAAGAAAACCATATGGTTATTATTAAGGATATTGAAATATACAGTTTGTGCGAACATCACATGCTGCCTTTTACGGGACGCTGCCATATTGGATATATTCCTAAGGGAAGAGTGCTCGGCGTAAGTAAAATCGCGCGGATCGCTGATATGTTTGCCCGCCGGTTGCAGATACAGGAACGCCTAACCAATCAAATTGCCGAAACCATCATGGAAGTCATCGAACCCGAAGGGGTTGGGGTCATCATCTCCGCACAGCACCTGTGTATGATGATGCGGGGCGTGGAAAAACAAAATTCAAAAATGATGACCTCTGCCATGCTGGGAAATTTCCGCCGCTGTGCAGCCACCCGAAATGAATTCTTGCAACTTGTCAAAGGGAATGTGATACATTGA